The genomic interval GGAGCCTGCAGTGCGACCACGGAAAAGGATGCTGATTATCTGGCGGAGAATAATTACGGTTATACTCGAGCACTCTGTGAAACCTGTCTGGAAAACGGGGTACGTTTTGTTTATGCCTCAAGTGCGGCGACGTATGGAGACGGAAATCTGGGGTATTCGGATGCTGATGAGGATACGCCGAAGTACAGGCCGCTGAATATGTACGGCTATTCGAAGCACATGTTTGATCTGTGGGCGCTGAAAGAGGGGATTGCGGATCAGATTGCCGGGATGAAGTATTTTAATGTGTATGGTCCCGGTGAGGCGCATAAGGATGATATGCGTTCGGTGGTGCATAAATCCTATTTCCAGATCCTGGAAACGGGCGAGGTGAAACTGTTTAAGTCGCACCGTCCGGATTACGAAGATGGTGAACAGGTCCGTGATTTCGTCTATGTGAAGGACGCAGTTAAGGAGACGCTGTGGTTCGGCGAAAATCGTGAAGTCGGCGGAATTTTCAACTGCGGGACGGGTACTCCGCGTACATGGGTTGATCTGGTTTCTGCTGTATTCAGGGCGATGGGCCGGGAGCCGAACATTTCATTTATTGATATGCCGGAACATTTACAGGGAAAATATCAGTATCATACGCAGGCGGATTTAACCAAGCTGCGTGCTGCAGGGTATGCCGAGGAATTTACTGCGCTGGAGGATGGTGTGGCTGATTATGTGCAGAACTATCTGATGAAGGAGTAAAATGGCGGTAAGCATTGCCGAGATGATTCTGCTGGGGCTGCTGGCGGATTGGATATTCCGAAAGCTTAAAATGCCCGGATTGCTCGGCATGCTGCTTCTGGGTGCGGCCTGCGGACCCTTTGTTTTTGATATACTGGAGCCTGGTTTTTTGGCGGCGTCTTCTGATCTGCGGATGATTGCGTTAATCATCATTCTGTTGCGGGCGGGGTTTGAGCTGAGTCGCGAAACGTTGAACCGTGTCGGGCTTCAGGCGTTGCTGATGTCATTTGTTCCGGGAATCTGCGAGGGAGTAACGATTGCCTGGGTCGGCCCGTATCTGCTTCCGCTTACTCATCTTGAATCGGCTATGCTCGGTTTTATTGTGGCTGCGGTATCGCCGGCGGTTGTGGTTCCGATGATGATCGGTTTCATTGAGCGTAAAATGGGGGCGAAAAAGGGGATTCCTACGCTGATTCTGGCGGCGGCATCGCTGGACGATGTGGTGGCCATTGTTATTTTTTCCGTATTTCTCGGTCTGTATACGGGGACTTCTG from Verrucomicrobia bacterium S94 carries:
- the rfaD gene encoding ADP-glyceromanno-heptose 6-epimerase; its protein translation is MGIKYIVTGGAGFIGSNIVKELNARGEDDILIVDSLGTGEKWKNLVGLRYEDYLDKGDLFSVIGDGLLNDVEVIYHLGACSATTEKDADYLAENNYGYTRALCETCLENGVRFVYASSAATYGDGNLGYSDADEDTPKYRPLNMYGYSKHMFDLWALKEGIADQIAGMKYFNVYGPGEAHKDDMRSVVHKSYFQILETGEVKLFKSHRPDYEDGEQVRDFVYVKDAVKETLWFGENREVGGIFNCGTGTPRTWVDLVSAVFRAMGREPNISFIDMPEHLQGKYQYHTQADLTKLRAAGYAEEFTALEDGVADYVQNYLMKE